One part of the Solea solea chromosome 16, fSolSol10.1, whole genome shotgun sequence genome encodes these proteins:
- the rfx1a gene encoding MHC class II regulatory factor RFX1a isoform X3: MATSGYVGEIQPAAQSQGTTVTVISGQTSSTTATAPQFLAEIQTTVATPTVVTPTCQSAPTEQASSIAAQKSAAGGQAQSTAQVQSAQTQYVTAEIQSSPSQSGNAQSTPQYIVVTVTEGSLHSSDSVSDSSPPPAVVQTGVPTQVVQQVQTAQQQRSVVQATSQIAKTEPGTQLSVTSLQPVHISQDVQQLTPVPVQHVYTNQVQYVEGGDTNYTTSTIRSSAFPYTDTPLYTQTTAAQYYEGQPTSGSQASTPGTPLTVSVTTGTTGGVSMFVAQPTSAAGGGATVVTTGGTTNGAGDGAGTNGGTAGSYVIQGGYMLGGSSGGAAGNSQNYSHTARASPATVSITEGEESSVPSADKKWLLDNYETAEGVSLPRSTLYCHYLLHCQEQKLEPVNAASFGKLIRSVFMGLRTRRLGTRGNSKYHYYGLRIKAGSSLLRLMEDQQHLAMRQQPFSQKQRLKPVHKVEGMTNGTASGAGQQQQQQQGSGHVDISTQVQQYQQFLDASRALPEFTDIDLQGKSLPEGIELEHIKSFQLLYREHCEAILDVMVNLQFTLVETLWKTFWRFSQSQAGDATLAVHDESEKRLPKSCLVLLCKYEPVLRWSRDCDNSLYQGLVEILIPDVLRPIPSALTQAIRNFAKSLESWLTNAMMNIPEEMVRIKVTSANAFAQTLRRYTSLNHLAQAARAVLQNTAQINQMLSDLNRVDFANVQEQASWVCRCEDRVVQRLEQDFKLTLQQQNSLEQWAAWLDGVVSQVLKPYQHSPAFPKAAKLFLLKWSFYSSMVIRDLTLRSAASFGSFHLIRLLYDEYMYYLIEHRVAQAKGETPIAVMGEFASLGRGLNHLDPDKEEEEEEEEESDDEGQELSLQSDAAVLGEESLEPPAKLARTDQRILFTAGQADN, encoded by the exons ATGGCCACCTCAGGCTATGTGGGTGAGATCCAGCCAGCAGCGCAATCCCAAGGAACTACTGTCACTGTCATATCAGGGCAAACCAGCTCCACCACTGCAACTGCGCCTCAATTCCTGGCTGAGATTCAGACTACCGTGGCTACTCCTACGGTTGTCACACCCACATGCCAATCTGCACCCACTGAACAAGCCTCGTCCATTGCTGCTCAGAAGTCTGCAGCTGGTGGTCAAGCTCAGTCCACGGCGCAGGTCCAGTCAGCTCAGACTCAGTATGTGACTGCAGAAATCCAGAGCTCCCCATCACAGTCTGGAAATGCCCAAAGCACTCCTCAGTACATTGTTGTTACAGTCACAG AGGGCTCCCTTCACTCAAGTGACAGTGTGTCGGACTCTAGTCCACCTCCAGCTGTGGTGCAGACAGGAGTTCCTACACAAGTTGTTCAGCAGGTACAGACGGCTCAACAG CAGAGGTCTGTGGTGCAGGCCACCTCTCAGATAGCTAAGACCGAGCCAGGAACCCAGCTCAGTGTCACCAGTCTACAGCCTGTTCACATCAGTCAGgat GTCCAGCAGCTCACACCAGTGCCAGTCCAACATGTTTACACCAATCAAGTGCAGTATGTCGAAGGAGGAGACACCAACTACACCACCAGCACCAT TCGCTCCAGCGCCTTCCCTTACACTGACACACCTCTGTACACCCAAACCACAGCTGCCCAGTATTATGAAGGTCAGCCAACATCAGGCTCACAGGCTTCTACCCCCGGCACTCCTTTAACGGTCTCTGTGACCACTGGCACGACGGGGGGCGTGTCCATGTTTGTGGCCCAGCCTACAAGTGCTGCCGGGGGAGGGGCCACAGTGGTGACCACGGGGGGCACCACCAACGGGGCAGGGGATGGGGCAGGCACCAATGGTGGCACAGCAGGCAGCTATGTGATCCAGGGGGGTTACATGTTGGGCGGCAGCAGTGGAGGGGCAGCCGGCAACAGTCAGAACTACTCACACACTGCCCGCGCCTCCCCAGCCACTGTGAGTATTACAGAGGGCGAGGAGAGTAGCGTGCCGTCGGCAGACAAGAAG TGGTTGCTGGACAACTATGAGACAGCTGAAGGAGTGAGTCTGCCACGTTCCACCCTCTACTGTCACTATCTGCTGCACTGTCAGGAGCAGAAACTAGAGCCCGTTAATGCTGCCTCTTTCGGGAAACTGATTAGATCTGTGTTCATGGGGCTACGTACACGACGCCTCGGCACACG GGGTAATTCAAAATACCACTACTATGGACTGAGGATCAAGGCTGGCTCATCTCTTCTTCGTCTGATGGAAGACCAGCAACATCTGGCCATGAGGCAGCAGCCCTTCTCGCAGAAACAGAG GTTGAAACCTGTGCATAAAGTGGAAGGAATGACCAATGGCACAGCGTCAGGAGCCGgccaacagcagcaacagcagcaggggTCAGGGCATGTGGACATCAGCACCCAGGTTCAGCAGTACCAGCAGTTCCTAG ATGCGTCGAGAGCTCTCCCAGAGTTCACAGACATTGACCTCCAGGGGAAGTCTCTGCCAGAGGGAATCGAACTGGAGCACATAAAGAGCTTTCAGCTGCTGTACAGAGAACACTGTGAG GCCATTCTGGACGTGATGGTCAACTTGCAGTTTACCCTGGTGGAGACGCTGTGGAAAACCTTCTGGAGGTTCAGCCAGAGTCAGGCTGGAGATGCCACTTTGGCCGT TCATGATGAGTCAGAGAAGCGTCTGCCTAAGTCCTGCCTGGTGTTGCTGTGCAAGTACGAGCCTGTGCTGCGCTGGAGCCGTGACTGTGACAACAGTCTGTACCAGGGCCTGGTGGAGATCCTCATCCCTGATGTCCTCAGACCCATCCCCA GTGCCTTAACTCAAGCCATCCGCAACTTTGCCAAGAGCCTGGAGAGCTGGCTGACCAATGCTATGATGAACATCCCAGAAGAAATGGTCCGCATTAAG GTGACTTCAGCCAACGCATTTGCTCAGACACTGCGTCGCTACACCAGTCTGAACCACCTCGCCCAGGCAGCACGTGCTGTTCTGCAGAACACGGCCCAGATCAACCAGATGCTCTCTGACCTCAACCGTGTCGACTTTGCTAACGTCCAG GAGCAGGCGTCGTGGGTGTGCCGGTGTGAAGACCGCGTTGTCCAGCGGCTGGAGCAGGATTTCAAGTTgaccctgcagcagcagaactcTCTGGAGCAGTGGGCCGCGTGGCTGGACGGTGTGGTCTCCCAGGTCCTGAAGCCCTACCAGCACAGCCCAGCCTTCCCCAAAGCTGCCAAGCTCTTCCTGCTCAAGTGGTCCTTTTACAG TTCCATGGTCATCAGAGATTTGACCCTGCGCAGTGCAGCCAGTTTTGGCTCCTTTCACCTGATCCGCCTACTCTACGACGAGTACATGTACTACCTGATAGAGCACAGAGTGGCCCAGGCTAAAGGAGAAACCCCCATTGCTGTCATGGGAGAg TTTGCAAGTCTGGGCCGGGGTCTAAACCACCTGGATCCCGACAAAG aagaggaagaggaagaggaggaggagagcgacgACGAAGGTCAGGAGCTGTCCCTTCAATCAGACGCGGCCGTCCTGGGAGAGGAGTCTCTGGAGCCGCCTGCTAAGCTGGCCAGAACTGACCAGAGAATCCTCTTCACAGCCGGGCAAGCTGACAACTAA
- the rfx1a gene encoding MHC class II regulatory factor RFX1a isoform X5 translates to MATSGYVGEIQPAAQSQGTTVTVISGQTSSTTATAPQFLAEIQTTVATPTVVTPTCQSAPTEQASSIAAQKSAAGGQAQSTAQVQSAQTQYVTAEIQSSPSQSGNAQSTPQYIVVTVTEGSLHSSDSVSDSSPPPAVVQTGVPTQVVQQVQTAQQQRSVVQATSQIAKTEPGTQLSVTSLQPVHISQDVQQLTPVPVQHVYTNQVQYVEGGDTNYTTSTIRSSAFPYTDTPLYTQTTAAQYYEGQPTSGSQASTPGTPLTVSVTTGTTGGVSMFVAQPTSAAGGGATVVTTGGTTNGAGDGAGTNGGTAGSYVIQGGYMLGGSSGGAAGNSQNYSHTARASPATWLLDNYETAEGVSLPRSTLYCHYLLHCQEQKLEPVNAASFGKLIRSVFMGLRTRRLGTRGNSKYHYYGLRIKAGSSLLRLMEDQQHLAMRQQPFSQKQRLKPVHKVEGMTNGTASGAGQQQQQQQGSGHVDISTQVQQYQQFLDASRALPEFTDIDLQGKSLPEGIELEHIKSFQLLYREHCEAILDVMVNLQFTLVETLWKTFWRFSQSQAGDATLAVHDESEKRLPKSCLVLLCKYEPVLRWSRDCDNSLYQGLVEILIPDVLRPIPSALTQAIRNFAKSLESWLTNAMMNIPEEMVRIKVTSANAFAQTLRRYTSLNHLAQAARAVLQNTAQINQMLSDLNRVDFANVQEQASWVCRCEDRVVQRLEQDFKLTLQQQNSLEQWAAWLDGVVSQVLKPYQHSPAFPKAAKLFLLKWSFYSSMVIRDLTLRSAASFGSFHLIRLLYDEYMYYLIEHRVAQAKGETPIAVMGEFASLGRGLNHLDPDKEEEEEEEEESDDEGQELSLQSDAAVLGEESLEPPAKLARTDQRILFTAGQADN, encoded by the exons ATGGCCACCTCAGGCTATGTGGGTGAGATCCAGCCAGCAGCGCAATCCCAAGGAACTACTGTCACTGTCATATCAGGGCAAACCAGCTCCACCACTGCAACTGCGCCTCAATTCCTGGCTGAGATTCAGACTACCGTGGCTACTCCTACGGTTGTCACACCCACATGCCAATCTGCACCCACTGAACAAGCCTCGTCCATTGCTGCTCAGAAGTCTGCAGCTGGTGGTCAAGCTCAGTCCACGGCGCAGGTCCAGTCAGCTCAGACTCAGTATGTGACTGCAGAAATCCAGAGCTCCCCATCACAGTCTGGAAATGCCCAAAGCACTCCTCAGTACATTGTTGTTACAGTCACAG AGGGCTCCCTTCACTCAAGTGACAGTGTGTCGGACTCTAGTCCACCTCCAGCTGTGGTGCAGACAGGAGTTCCTACACAAGTTGTTCAGCAGGTACAGACGGCTCAACAG CAGAGGTCTGTGGTGCAGGCCACCTCTCAGATAGCTAAGACCGAGCCAGGAACCCAGCTCAGTGTCACCAGTCTACAGCCTGTTCACATCAGTCAGgat GTCCAGCAGCTCACACCAGTGCCAGTCCAACATGTTTACACCAATCAAGTGCAGTATGTCGAAGGAGGAGACACCAACTACACCACCAGCACCAT TCGCTCCAGCGCCTTCCCTTACACTGACACACCTCTGTACACCCAAACCACAGCTGCCCAGTATTATGAAGGTCAGCCAACATCAGGCTCACAGGCTTCTACCCCCGGCACTCCTTTAACGGTCTCTGTGACCACTGGCACGACGGGGGGCGTGTCCATGTTTGTGGCCCAGCCTACAAGTGCTGCCGGGGGAGGGGCCACAGTGGTGACCACGGGGGGCACCACCAACGGGGCAGGGGATGGGGCAGGCACCAATGGTGGCACAGCAGGCAGCTATGTGATCCAGGGGGGTTACATGTTGGGCGGCAGCAGTGGAGGGGCAGCCGGCAACAGTCAGAACTACTCACACACTGCCCGCGCCTCCCCAGCCACT TGGTTGCTGGACAACTATGAGACAGCTGAAGGAGTGAGTCTGCCACGTTCCACCCTCTACTGTCACTATCTGCTGCACTGTCAGGAGCAGAAACTAGAGCCCGTTAATGCTGCCTCTTTCGGGAAACTGATTAGATCTGTGTTCATGGGGCTACGTACACGACGCCTCGGCACACG GGGTAATTCAAAATACCACTACTATGGACTGAGGATCAAGGCTGGCTCATCTCTTCTTCGTCTGATGGAAGACCAGCAACATCTGGCCATGAGGCAGCAGCCCTTCTCGCAGAAACAGAG GTTGAAACCTGTGCATAAAGTGGAAGGAATGACCAATGGCACAGCGTCAGGAGCCGgccaacagcagcaacagcagcaggggTCAGGGCATGTGGACATCAGCACCCAGGTTCAGCAGTACCAGCAGTTCCTAG ATGCGTCGAGAGCTCTCCCAGAGTTCACAGACATTGACCTCCAGGGGAAGTCTCTGCCAGAGGGAATCGAACTGGAGCACATAAAGAGCTTTCAGCTGCTGTACAGAGAACACTGTGAG GCCATTCTGGACGTGATGGTCAACTTGCAGTTTACCCTGGTGGAGACGCTGTGGAAAACCTTCTGGAGGTTCAGCCAGAGTCAGGCTGGAGATGCCACTTTGGCCGT TCATGATGAGTCAGAGAAGCGTCTGCCTAAGTCCTGCCTGGTGTTGCTGTGCAAGTACGAGCCTGTGCTGCGCTGGAGCCGTGACTGTGACAACAGTCTGTACCAGGGCCTGGTGGAGATCCTCATCCCTGATGTCCTCAGACCCATCCCCA GTGCCTTAACTCAAGCCATCCGCAACTTTGCCAAGAGCCTGGAGAGCTGGCTGACCAATGCTATGATGAACATCCCAGAAGAAATGGTCCGCATTAAG GTGACTTCAGCCAACGCATTTGCTCAGACACTGCGTCGCTACACCAGTCTGAACCACCTCGCCCAGGCAGCACGTGCTGTTCTGCAGAACACGGCCCAGATCAACCAGATGCTCTCTGACCTCAACCGTGTCGACTTTGCTAACGTCCAG GAGCAGGCGTCGTGGGTGTGCCGGTGTGAAGACCGCGTTGTCCAGCGGCTGGAGCAGGATTTCAAGTTgaccctgcagcagcagaactcTCTGGAGCAGTGGGCCGCGTGGCTGGACGGTGTGGTCTCCCAGGTCCTGAAGCCCTACCAGCACAGCCCAGCCTTCCCCAAAGCTGCCAAGCTCTTCCTGCTCAAGTGGTCCTTTTACAG TTCCATGGTCATCAGAGATTTGACCCTGCGCAGTGCAGCCAGTTTTGGCTCCTTTCACCTGATCCGCCTACTCTACGACGAGTACATGTACTACCTGATAGAGCACAGAGTGGCCCAGGCTAAAGGAGAAACCCCCATTGCTGTCATGGGAGAg TTTGCAAGTCTGGGCCGGGGTCTAAACCACCTGGATCCCGACAAAG aagaggaagaggaagaggaggaggagagcgacgACGAAGGTCAGGAGCTGTCCCTTCAATCAGACGCGGCCGTCCTGGGAGAGGAGTCTCTGGAGCCGCCTGCTAAGCTGGCCAGAACTGACCAGAGAATCCTCTTCACAGCCGGGCAAGCTGACAACTAA